CATATTCGCAACAGTGACCAATAGCAAGCCTTCTTGACAGAGCTGACCTTTGAGTGGACGGAGAGCTtaagagtccaaaatggaggaagctatcgtagcttattagctgtgtgttAGCATCAGTCTTATTGAAGCTCCTCTGTcagagtataaactgctccacaagTAGAGACATAGTTTacacacaggagacaggaggacatcATACTAATATGACTtcaataaactgtgtgaacttcTTGTCCTGTTTGCGTCTGAGCTAAGCTATCCAGCAGTCATTTagcaagcttgttagcttgAAGAGCTTTATTTTACCTCTTAAATAACTCTTTACCCTCAATAACTCCTCATTCTGTTGTACATTGGTAAACTAAATGCCTGGGggggagtaaaaagtacagagaaaaaagaagctCAGAGATCCATTTTGACTGACTTTAGCCCGGCTTGGTAGGAGTTAGCATGTTAGTGGTTAGTTtgccagctacagtagttcagCAACTAGCCCTGTGAGTACTCACCAAGACATGCAGATTAATTTTGCCGTACCATTtactggtgtgaccaggcctttaAGATGCAGTTCCTCTAATTGCCACAAGATGCTGCCTCCAAGAGACTGATGTGAATAGGAAAATCCCCAACTTCtccataaaaatacatacagatTTGAAGTGAGACTTGAAGTTTGTTGAGCCTCATAGGTTTGACACTACATTAAGGTTTGTGGTGACGTCTCGGTCTTACGATGCAGTTCCTCTAACGGCCACAAGATGTTGGCAACAACGtgaatgggggaaaaaaacgtacTACAAATATAAAGTCAATACATTTTTGTCACAAGTTCAGCTCTCAGTACATAATTTATATGCTTGTAATATGTGTCTTGATGGCACTATTGAAATGTATTGTTACATTTAATAGATATGAAGGCTTAAAGGCACAAATAGCTCTAATTCAGTGTGGTTGTGCAATGAATTAAAGCCTGTCATTAGATAGGAAAATGATTTTGCCTTGGCTCATTGTCTCTTCTAATGTAAGAACAGGATGCTTTAAGTggagatttattttgaaatgaagaaacTTGTTCGAGGATGTGGCGCTGAGGAAACTGTAGATTCAAGACTTTGTAGTCATTTCTTTCatacagatgaaacaaatcTTCTCAGCGAGTTCaataaaaaactgtaaatagtctaataataaataaattgaaaatacTATTAGAAGTCATGTGGATTACAATCATTCACACAAGTTCGAAGTACAAAGgttttactgtgtgtatatgtgtatttgtgtcttaCCCCTTAGACACATTGGTAACTAGCAGACAGGTATTTGTAGGTGCCATAACAAGGGTCTCCTGCCAGTGCATTGGATGCTTGGATTTTACATCTTGACTTCTTGTTACACCTAGAAGAAAAGGGCGGAATGTGAAAAACTTCAGCTCCAGCAATCTGCTGCATTTTCCTTGTTAATAGTCTTCCTGTCTATGTTGTCTCACCTTGTGGCCATAATGCTGGTCACTTTTGCTATACAGGACAAGCTTTGACTTTTACGATCTAGAGCTTTGCTCCAACAAAACTCTTTACTTTGACGACCATAAGTGGCTGACAGCACCTTGATCGTCTTCCCCTTAGCTGTGGGAAAGACggaaacacaaagaacacaatGGATATATGTGGTGTGATGAGAGACAATGAGGTACATTCACGTATGCCTTGGCCTAGAGTGTGTGCAGGAACGAGTAACTTACGACACTTTATCATCCTGCTATGTCCCTCACAGATCACCGATGAGTAATGTGGCGAAGCTTTTCCAGGAAGAGGTTTTCCTTTGCAACAATATTTTCCTTTGTAGTGATGTTTACCTTTGCAAcagattttacatttgcagGGACATTTAGTTTTACTAAAGCGTTTACCTTTGCAAGGACACTTAGCTGTACGCCCAGTTCTGCAACAACATTTAGCTGTGCAACAACATTTGCCTATGCCAGAGTATGTGCCAGGGCGTTTTGGTTTGCCGGGACGTTTTGGTTTGCCAGGGTGTTTCGGTTTGCCAGGGCGTTTTGGTTTGCTGGGATGTTTTGGTTTGCCAGGGTGTTTTGGTTTGCTGGGATGTTTTGGTTTGCCAGGGCGTTTTGGTTTGCTGGGATGTTTTGGTTTGCCAGGGTGTTTCGGTTTGCCAGGGTGTTTTGGTTTGCTGGGATGTTTTGGTTTGCCAGGGTGTTTCGGTTTGCTGGGATGTTTTGGTTTGCCAGGGTGTTTCGGTTTGCCAGGGCGTTTTGGTTTGCTGGGATGTTTTGGTTTGCCAGGGTGTTTTGGTTTGCTGGGATGTTTTGGTTTGCCAGGGTGTTTCGGTTTGCCGGGACGTTTTGGTACTTCAGGTTGTGAGGGAGGTACAGGTTTGGTGGGTACCTCTGGTTGTGAAGGAGGTACATGTTTTGCAGGTACTTCAGGTTGTGGTGGAGGTACAGGTTTCTCAGGTACTTCAGGTTGTGAGGGAGGTATAGGTTTCTCTGGTACCTCAGGTTGTGAGGGAGGTACAGGTTTTGCAGGTACCTCAGGTTGTGGGGGAGGTACAGGTTTTGCAGGTACTTCAGGTTGCGAGGGAGGTACAGGTTTTGCGGGTACCTCAGGTTGTGAAGGAGGTACAGGTTTTGCAGGCACCTCAGGTTGTGAAGGTTTTGCAGGTACCTCAGGTTGTGAGGGAGGTACAGGTTGCGGAAAAATGACAGGTCTTCCTGGAGGTGCAGGTGTTGCTTTTATAAAACTgagaagggagacagagagagaattgaTTATTCATCTGATCAGTAGTTTTTTTGACCAAAATAACATTGTATTGGAACGGTACACAGTACACTTGGTTGCTATCATAGCCCGCAATGCTAActggattgttttctttttttttgctgaaaaccaGTTTGCATAGTATTGAGGTTTTGAGGGTGGTTTAGGAAATATGATCCGACTTCTGACTATGTTATTAATAATCATACAAGTTGCATGACTCACATGACTATAAACATTGACAACATAAGAGCACACTTTGAGGTTGTGTCTTGTCTGCATAAAGAGACAGGAAATAATGAGAAACCAACACCATCACTACTTTTTAGATGTCTTTGGTGTTGTTAACTAAAAGCTGCACTGTCTTGGAATTATCATAGAAAGAAAGACCAAATGTATGAGGATGATGACAGACAATGAGACAGAAGATGGGCGAGACAGGGAGCAGCTGTAAATGTCTTCTGACCTCTCTTCACTGTCTTCTCCTTCAGTTTCTTTGtcgtcatcttcatcctctccttttcctccatgtttgcCTTTCCCACGTCCTCTGTCTTCTGATTCTGGTTTCCCAGGTACTTGGGGTTTTGAGGGAGGTGTAGGTGCTCCAGGTTGTGGATGAATTTGTGAAGGAAATCTTGGTTTTGTAGGTGGTTGTCCTGGAGGTTTAGGTTGTGCTCTGCAAGGAGGTGGTGCTTTTATAAAACtgaagaggaaggcagagagacaatCGATTATTCATCTGATCATGCAGCAGTGTCTTGGTCATGTTTGGATCCAACGATAGGGCTGCATCACATTATTTAACCAACATCTGCTTTGAGACCCAGTAGAGCAATCCACTTCTAGTCCTACGATGgccatgtgtttttttgagaACTCTTGAGCGTCTTTGTACCAGGTTAGATATAGTTTTAAATGATTacttaatttgtgttttattagctTTGATCCCTGTTAGCTGATGATGGATTGTCAGTAGCTTAGCTCGGCAAATGTCCTGTTTCATGTGCTGTTAGCTTACATTTGAAAGCCAGTAGCTTTGCTTAGCCCTGCTAATGTTGTTTATCCTTTGGATGACCTGTTACCTGATATTGGATTGCTGAATGCTCAGCCTGCTAATGTAAGGTAAGTTTCAACCCATGTTAGCCTCAGTCGGAGAGCCGCTAATTGAGCACCATTTTAGTTTCATTGTGTTAGCTTTGTTCCgtagcagctgctgttttacTGCTACTGTTGGCTAGAGCAAGAGCTAGAACTGGCGTTAACGTGCTAATCTGCTAGCTTGTTTACTGCCAGCCAACTGCCATTTCTTATGAGAACTATTATTACAATGTTAAGCAGCTATAGATCACCATCGGCAGTGTATTCGACAATTTTCAtaagaaatgttaaaattttTACAGGTCACTGtgaaattgtttgttgtttttttaccaaaataacACTTTGTTGGAGCTGGTCATTTTCCATTATCAGGTATTTCTGCGGGCAGTCTTTTGCTGTACACCCCACATATTAAATCATTTGATGGAAAATTCAGTTATAGTGGAATAGTAATATAGAAATGACATTGTTTTCCAATTTTTGAAGTCGCTaagaacatttttcaacatAGTTCCTTTAGCAAATTTTAGAAGCCGAATAACTTCAGGTTCCAGGAGACTGCATCCAGAACCACTATAGGTAGTATGACAGTCTTGGATCGAGGCTAGGCCAACCTATGTTCTGTTAGCTTTGTGCTCTGTTAGCCTATCTTGGTTTGCTGGTCTTAAGTACTATTAATAATCCTTACATAGTAATACGACTTACTAAGTAGTATTTACCTGAGGTAGATTATTTAAGATAAATAGATGCTAGTACAACGAGTGGACACCTATTTAATATAGGCGATAATGAGAAATAAatgctgaaaagaaagagaaaaaagaggagacagagagcagctgtAAATGTCTTCTGACCTCTCCCTCTTTGAGGGAGGTGTAGGTGCTCCAGGTTGTGGATGAATTTGTGAAGGAAATCTTGGTTTTGTAGGTGGTTGTCCTGGAGGTTTAGGTTGTGCTCTGCAAGGAGGTGGTGCTTTTATAAAACtgaagaggaaggcagagagacaatCGATTATTCATCTGATCATGCAGCAGTGTCTTGGTCATGTTTGAATCCAGTTTTAGTTTGTGCTCTGCAAGGAGGTGGTGCTTTTATTTAACCAACATCTGCTTTGAGACCCAGTAGAGCAATCCACTTCTAGTCCTACGATGgccatgtgtttttttgagaACTCTTGAGCGTCTTTGTACCCAGTTAGATATAGTTTAAAATGATTAcataatttgtgttttgttagcTTTGATCCCTGTTAGCTGATGATGGATTGTCGGTAGCTTAGCTCGGCAAATGTCCTGTTTCATGTCCTGTTAGCTTACATTTGAAAGCTAGTAGCTTTGcttaaataaatactgaaaagaaagagataaaagaggagacagagagcagctgtAAATGTCTTCTGACctcttttcactgtcttttccttcagtttttttgtcgtcatcttcatcctctccttttcttccatgTTTGCCTTTCCCACATCCTCCGTCTTCTGATTCTTCTGATGACGATGAGTCTGAGGCAACTACACAGCGACAAGGTAACAGGTACAAGGAGGAACAACAAAAATTGTGACCCTGTATTCAGATATTAGATACTCATAAATTCATAAATGTTCATAGCTGTGATAGCACTAACCTTAGTGTTTAGGTCTGTCTGTAGAGCAATAACACCTGCACACCTCACCTGACaatattttggtctttttcatgTAGTTGATCCTCTAATGTCACAGAGTAAGTGTGTGTCAGGGTTCagatgcatttttttattttgtgaaggGGCTGTGCTCAAGCCAAAATGGGATGTTAAGTTTCTCTTTAATGGTTTGCCTTGTGGGGACGTGCAGTGTCCCTGTAACGTGACAAATGAATTTACAGCACATATGTCCCCACAATGTCAGTAATGTAAAGAGttgtttgacatattttgttCTTACCTGACGCTACGAGTCCGATGGCCagcactgaaatacacacagacagttttCCTCTGAGATTTAACACACTCTAGTAACACTTTTAATAACTGTGACATTAATGCAGCATTCCTataagtgcacacacagatcaatacaCTGTTCAATAAAACAGATAGAAGATGGATGAGAACTTACTGTCTGGAAATTCACATTGTTCTCTCATGTCATAGCTTTAATACAGCCTTAAAATTAACCTTGATGAAAAGATTAGGAATGCAGCGATCAGTCCTTTAATTGAGTAGTTGATCAACATAAATCcattgtttactttattttaacatttattttcagaaagTTAAACAGTCCCTGTGAGgataaaatgttcaaaacttCAGATTTAATTCAGATTTGTGGTCATATTCGGACCAAAGGTCCCCATAATagtcaaaaaataataattctggTTTAAGATTATTTAACCTGAAGTCTGTTTTTGGGAGAGAATGGGAGTGAAGTCAGCATTAAAAATACCAATTTCTTAAATGGAGTTCTGAATGTAAGTTAACTCAAATACAAGCTTCTGCCGGGTTTTAAGATGAAATTCTGGAAAACAGAGATATCATGTGTCTTATCAAAGCTGCAGGTGAGTACTCACAGGCCAGCAGGGTGAACTTGGGTGAAACCATGTGGGCAGTCTGCAGTCGGCTCTGCAGGCAGCTCACCGCGGCACTCAGCTGATTGGTTGACTGAAAACTTTCCCTCCAAAGATCCCGATGAAGGTGAGGTCCCCCCTTAATCAACTAAAACATTTATATACTCTTTGTGTCACCGGCCCAGGCTGTTTGATTAAGAACACACCTTGCTGAGATCACATGACTCTGACATCCAGTCAGTTTCCCTCAAACACGCTGATCGTATTTTAATAATAAGACTGCATTAAGGCAGAGATGGTGGATGAATCATTGGTagaaatgaattaataaaaagaaaaaactgaccTGAGAACAGTGTTTACTGACCCAATACGATACAATACCAACTTAAACCTCCTAAACTCATTAAATTTCTCCTGGAGTGTCTTTAACGTGATGAAGGACGGCGCCTTCTGATGTTCTGTATCATCTTGTTCCAGCTCCTCAGAGACGTCGCCAGGTTTTTTATGGCTTTCAACTCAAATGGAAATatatctacacacacatttcccccagATTCAGCCTGAAATCTCCACTAATCTAAATGATAAACTTTACACTGACCTCTGAACTGATATCAAAGTTCACTTTAATTCTCTTGAGCAAGAACGTGTCAGTCAAC
The Enoplosus armatus isolate fEnoArm2 chromosome 13, fEnoArm2.hap1, whole genome shotgun sequence genome window above contains:
- the LOC139295394 gene encoding sporozoite surface protein 2-like codes for the protein HGGKGEDEDDDKETEGEDSEESFIKATPAPPGRPVIFPQPVPPSQPEVPAKPSQPEVPAKPVPPSQPEVPAKPVPPSQPEVPAKPVPPPQPEVPAKPVPPSQPEVPEKPIPPSQPEVPEKPVPPPQPEVPAKHVPPSQPEVPTKPVPPSQPEVPKRPGKPKHPGKPKHPSKPKHPGKPKHPSKPKRPGKPKHPGKPKHPSKPKHPGKPKHPSKPKHPGKPKHPGKPKHPSKPKRPGKPKHPSKPKHPGKPKHPSKPKRPGKPKHPGKPKRPGKPKRPGTYSGIGKCCCTAKCCCRTGRTAKCPCKGKRFSKTKCPCKCKICCKGKHHYKGKYCCKGKPLPGKASPHYSSVICEGHSRMIKCPKGKTIKVLSATYGRQSKEFCWSKALDRKSQSLSCIAKVTSIMATRCNKKSRCKIQASNALAGDPCYGTYKYLSASYQCV